One part of the Ralstonia pickettii genome encodes these proteins:
- a CDS encoding amino acid ABC transporter permease, which produces MAYQFDFGAVFSYSGQLAQGAAFTLALTAAGAVLGGAIGIAGGVCRAWRIAPFNALFKVYVEGIRNTPFLVQLMFVFFGLPSLGVQINEWQAALLTAVVNLGAYITEIVRAGIQETPRGQLEAANALAMSRWAIFRHVVLRPALQKVWPALSSQIVIVMLGTSVVSQIAAQDLTFAANFIQSRNFRAFETYLVVTALYFALALLLRQLLAWIGQRFVVGRRAPAVSAAPLATPANAAASVGDAA; this is translated from the coding sequence ATGGCCTATCAATTCGACTTTGGCGCTGTCTTCAGTTACAGCGGCCAACTCGCGCAGGGCGCGGCATTCACGCTTGCGCTCACGGCGGCGGGCGCGGTGCTCGGTGGCGCCATCGGCATTGCCGGGGGTGTGTGCCGCGCCTGGCGCATCGCCCCGTTCAATGCGTTGTTCAAGGTGTATGTGGAGGGCATCCGCAACACGCCGTTCCTCGTGCAGTTGATGTTCGTGTTCTTCGGCTTGCCCTCGCTGGGCGTCCAGATCAACGAATGGCAGGCGGCGTTGCTCACCGCGGTGGTCAACCTGGGCGCGTACATCACAGAGATCGTGCGTGCAGGCATTCAAGAAACACCGCGCGGCCAGCTGGAAGCCGCCAACGCGCTGGCAATGAGCCGCTGGGCCATCTTCCGGCACGTGGTGCTGCGGCCCGCGTTGCAGAAGGTGTGGCCGGCGCTGAGCAGCCAGATCGTGATCGTGATGCTGGGCACGTCGGTCGTCTCGCAGATTGCCGCGCAGGATCTGACCTTTGCCGCCAACTTTATCCAGTCGCGCAACTTCCGCGCGTTTGAAACCTACCTGGTGGTGACGGCGCTGTACTTTGCGCTGGCGCTGTTGCTGCGTCAGTTGCTGGCCTGGATCGGGCAGCGCTTTGTCGTGGGGCGCCGCGCGCCTGCGGTGTCCGCTGCACCGCTTGCTACTCCTGCCAACGCAGCCGCCTCCGTTGGAGACGCCGCATGA
- a CDS encoding amino acid ABC transporter permease, whose translation MIADIPLLPILLKLGEGLLATLMLSLMAFALGGTAGLVVLFARVGRNVTLQRVSKAYIQLFQNTPLLMQMFIVFFGASMAGFEMSPWTAAAIGLTLYTSAYLAEVWRGCVEAIPRGQWEASSSLAMGYFQQMRHVVLPQAVRLSIAPTVGFSVQIVKGTAVASIIGFEDLSKLGSVLANATFQPFLIYGLVAIGYFALCWPLSLYASHLEKKLYAAR comes from the coding sequence ATGATCGCCGACATCCCTCTGTTGCCCATTCTCCTCAAGCTGGGCGAGGGCCTGCTTGCCACGCTCATGCTGTCGCTCATGGCCTTTGCGCTGGGCGGCACGGCCGGCCTGGTGGTGCTGTTTGCCCGCGTGGGGCGCAACGTCACGCTGCAGCGCGTGAGCAAGGCGTACATCCAGCTCTTCCAGAACACGCCGCTGCTCATGCAGATGTTCATCGTGTTCTTTGGTGCGTCCATGGCGGGGTTCGAGATGTCGCCGTGGACGGCTGCCGCCATCGGACTGACGCTGTACACCAGCGCCTATCTGGCCGAGGTGTGGCGCGGCTGTGTCGAGGCCATTCCGCGCGGGCAGTGGGAGGCGTCTTCCAGCCTGGCGATGGGCTACTTCCAGCAGATGCGCCACGTGGTGCTGCCGCAGGCGGTGCGCCTGTCGATTGCGCCCACCGTGGGGTTCTCCGTGCAGATCGTCAAGGGCACGGCGGTGGCCTCCATCATCGGGTTTGAAGACCTGTCCAAGCTGGGTTCGGTGCTGGCCAATGCCACCTTCCAGCCATTCCTCATCTACGGGCTGGTGGCCATTGGGTATTTCGCGCTGTGCTGGCCGCTGTCTCTTTACGCCTCTCATCTGGAAAAGAAGCTCTATGCCGCTCGTTGA
- a CDS encoding amino acid ABC transporter ATP-binding protein, giving the protein MPLVDLCAVHKHYGNNHVLKGVDLRVEAGQVVAIIGRSGSGKSTLLRSINGLEAIDDGQIVVDNAVLQGSQATPARLRALRLNVGMVFQQFNLFPHLTAGQNVALSPVVVKGMKKADANDLARQMLVKVGLADKFDAYPDQLSGGQQQRVAIARALAMQPKVLLCDEITSALDPELVNEVLAVVKQLAAEGMTLIMVTHEMRFARDVGDQLVFMHQGLIHESGPAKEVFASPKTAELAAFIGAVQ; this is encoded by the coding sequence ATGCCGCTCGTTGATCTCTGCGCCGTACACAAGCATTACGGCAACAACCACGTTCTCAAGGGCGTCGACCTGCGCGTGGAGGCCGGCCAGGTGGTCGCCATCATTGGGCGCAGCGGCTCGGGCAAGAGCACGCTGCTGCGGTCCATCAACGGGCTGGAAGCGATTGACGACGGGCAGATCGTCGTGGACAACGCGGTGCTCCAGGGCTCGCAGGCCACGCCCGCGCGGTTGCGCGCGCTGCGCCTGAACGTCGGCATGGTGTTCCAGCAGTTCAACCTGTTCCCGCACCTCACAGCCGGTCAGAACGTGGCGCTGTCGCCCGTGGTGGTCAAGGGCATGAAGAAGGCCGACGCCAACGACCTCGCGCGTCAGATGCTCGTCAAGGTGGGCCTGGCCGATAAGTTCGATGCGTACCCCGACCAGCTCAGCGGCGGCCAGCAGCAGCGCGTGGCCATTGCCCGCGCGCTGGCCATGCAGCCGAAGGTGCTGCTGTGCGACGAGATCACCTCTGCGCTCGATCCGGAACTGGTGAACGAAGTGCTGGCCGTGGTGAAGCAGCTCGCCGCCGAAGGCATGACGCTGATCATGGTCACGCACGAGATGCGCTTCGCCCGTGACGTTGGCGATCAGCTCGTCTTCATGCACCAGGGGCTGATCCATGAAAGCGGGCCGGCCAAGGAGGTGTTTGCCAGCCCCAAGACGGCGGAACTGGCGGCGTTCATTGGCGCGGTGCAGTGA
- a CDS encoding bestrophin family protein: MVVRPHLHWFRMLLAWRGSVLPQLLPRLFLIFLVSLVAIAVHAHLLPVSVNLSTTPFSLVGIALAVFLGFRNNASYDRYWEARKLWGQLLNTARSLTRQALTLPRGDGPHDTSGAAADADVREFAQVLGALPHALRHQLRHTDAREDLAARLPAALLERVMAARYRPIAIVQWLGEWVQRRAQAGALDGYAALAFDRNLNELSNSTGGCERIAGTPLPFAYSVMIHRTVYFFCAALPFGLVESIGSFTPVFAVFVAYTFMAHEAIASQLEDPFGTEDNDLALNALSDTIEDAVLDILGEPSPLPRAGVRRGVIFD, translated from the coding sequence ATGGTTGTCCGCCCCCATCTGCACTGGTTCCGCATGCTGCTCGCATGGCGCGGATCGGTGCTCCCGCAGCTCCTGCCTCGTCTGTTCCTGATCTTCCTCGTGTCGTTGGTGGCCATCGCGGTGCATGCGCACTTGCTGCCCGTCTCCGTCAACCTGAGCACGACGCCGTTCTCGCTCGTCGGCATTGCGCTGGCAGTGTTCCTGGGCTTTCGCAACAACGCCAGCTACGACCGTTACTGGGAGGCCCGCAAGCTCTGGGGCCAGTTGCTCAACACGGCGCGTTCGCTCACGCGCCAGGCGCTGACGCTGCCGCGCGGTGATGGCCCGCATGACACCAGCGGTGCCGCAGCCGATGCCGACGTGCGCGAGTTCGCACAGGTGCTGGGCGCGCTGCCGCACGCGCTGCGCCACCAGTTGCGCCACACCGATGCACGCGAAGACCTCGCCGCGCGCCTGCCCGCAGCGTTGCTCGAACGCGTGATGGCCGCGCGCTACCGTCCCATCGCCATCGTGCAGTGGCTGGGCGAATGGGTGCAGCGTCGCGCGCAAGCCGGTGCGCTCGATGGGTACGCCGCCCTGGCGTTCGACCGCAACCTCAACGAGTTGTCGAACAGCACCGGCGGGTGCGAGCGCATTGCGGGCACGCCGCTGCCGTTTGCTTACTCGGTCATGATCCACCGCACGGTGTACTTCTTCTGCGCGGCACTGCCGTTTGGGCTGGTGGAAAGCATCGGCAGTTTCACGCCCGTGTTTGCGGTGTTCGTGGCGTACACCTTCATGGCGCACGAGGCCATCGCCTCGCAGCTCGAAGACCCGTTCGGCACCGAAGACAACGACCTCGCGCTCAACGCGCTGTCCGACACGATTGAAGATGCGGTGCTCGACATCCTTGGCGAGCCGAGCCCGCTGCCGCGTGCGGGCGTGCGGCGTGGGGTGATCTTCGATTGA
- a CDS encoding Crp/Fnr family transcriptional regulator, translating into MTTPRAPTPATQLQGHAWYTALAPEHQALAARETLLQAFEPGAFIARRGEPSRYWIGVDTGLIKLAVYTSDGRGCTFSGVPAGGWCGEGSVIKREDRRYDVIAIRASHVLLVPEPVFNTLLAQSLPFASFVVRQLNERMGQLIATVQNDRLLSADARVAQAIAQLFHPALYPRTSTVLELSQEEIGLLTGLSRQRVNRALQRLAEGGMIALSYQTIRVTDLERLRLFGLSEL; encoded by the coding sequence ATGACGACACCCCGTGCTCCGACGCCCGCCACGCAACTGCAAGGCCATGCGTGGTACACCGCGCTGGCGCCTGAACACCAGGCCCTGGCGGCGCGAGAAACCCTGCTGCAGGCCTTCGAGCCCGGCGCCTTCATTGCCCGCCGCGGCGAACCGTCCCGCTACTGGATCGGCGTGGACACCGGCCTCATCAAGCTGGCCGTGTACACCTCCGACGGGCGGGGCTGCACGTTCTCCGGCGTGCCTGCGGGCGGCTGGTGCGGCGAGGGCAGCGTCATCAAGCGCGAAGACCGCCGCTATGACGTGATCGCCATTCGCGCCTCGCACGTGCTGCTGGTGCCCGAACCCGTGTTCAATACGCTGCTCGCGCAGAGCTTGCCGTTTGCCAGCTTTGTGGTGCGCCAGCTCAACGAACGCATGGGTCAGCTCATTGCCACCGTGCAGAACGATCGCCTGCTGAGCGCCGATGCGCGCGTGGCGCAAGCGATTGCGCAGCTGTTCCACCCTGCCCTGTACCCGCGCACGAGCACCGTGCTGGAGCTGTCGCAAGAAGAGATCGGGCTGCTGACGGGGCTGTCGCGCCAGCGCGTGAACCGCGCGCTGCAACGGCTGGCCGAAGGCGGAATGATCGCGCTGTCATACCAGACCATTCGCGTGACCGACCTTGAGCGGCTGCGGCTTTTCGGTCTGTCGGAGTTGTAA
- a CDS encoding acyl-CoA synthetase — translation MPTDFDSGLARNAANFVPLTPIEFLARAADVYGDRLAIVHGPARQNWRDTYERARRLASALSLAGVGRGDTVAALLPNTPAMVEAHFGVPMAGGVLNALNIRLDAANLVFMLRHGEARVLLADTEFADLARQMALEIPGLKVIAVNDALGPQAEPFGNTDYETFLASGDPHYAWQLPADEWDAIALNYTSGTTGDPKGVVYHHRGAAINAVSNILEWDLPKHPVYLWTLPMFHCNGWCFPWTIAARAGVNVCLRKFEPKLVFDLMRDEGVTHYCAAPIVHTALVNAPPSWREGLRGPVRGMVAGAPPPAAVLAQMEAMGFELTHVYGLTEVYGPAAVCAEQDEWRTLPEHDRATMKARQGVRYHLQSQVAVLNPETMQPVPADGETIGEIMFRGNICMKGYLKNEKATREAFAGGWFHTGDLGVCMPDGYIKIKDRSKDIIISGGENISSVEVEDALYRHPAVLAAAVVAQPDAKWGETPCAFVELKDGATATAEDLIAHCKTLLAGFKVPKAVFFGPLPKTSTGKIQKYELRRKVKSTSAIDV, via the coding sequence ATGCCCACGGATTTTGATAGCGGTCTGGCCCGCAACGCGGCCAACTTCGTCCCGCTCACACCCATCGAGTTTCTTGCCCGCGCGGCGGATGTGTATGGCGACCGCCTGGCCATCGTGCACGGGCCGGCGCGCCAGAACTGGCGCGACACCTATGAGCGCGCGCGGCGCCTGGCCAGTGCGCTGTCGCTGGCGGGCGTCGGCCGTGGCGACACGGTGGCGGCGCTCCTGCCCAACACGCCTGCCATGGTGGAGGCGCACTTCGGGGTGCCGATGGCGGGCGGCGTGCTCAACGCGCTGAACATCCGTCTGGATGCTGCCAACCTGGTCTTCATGCTGCGCCATGGCGAAGCCCGTGTGCTGCTGGCCGACACCGAGTTTGCCGACCTGGCCCGCCAGATGGCGCTGGAGATTCCCGGCCTGAAAGTGATTGCCGTGAACGATGCCCTGGGCCCGCAGGCCGAGCCGTTTGGCAACACCGATTACGAAACGTTCCTGGCCTCGGGCGACCCGCACTACGCCTGGCAGTTGCCGGCCGACGAGTGGGACGCCATTGCGCTGAACTACACCTCGGGCACCACGGGCGACCCGAAGGGCGTGGTCTATCACCATCGCGGCGCGGCCATCAACGCGGTGTCGAACATCCTGGAGTGGGATCTGCCCAAGCATCCCGTCTATCTCTGGACGCTGCCGATGTTCCACTGCAATGGCTGGTGCTTCCCATGGACGATCGCGGCGCGTGCGGGCGTGAATGTCTGCCTGCGCAAGTTCGAGCCGAAGCTGGTGTTCGACCTCATGCGCGACGAAGGCGTGACGCACTACTGCGCCGCGCCCATCGTGCATACCGCGCTGGTGAACGCGCCGCCGTCGTGGCGCGAGGGCCTGCGCGGGCCGGTGCGCGGCATGGTGGCGGGTGCACCGCCCCCGGCCGCCGTGCTGGCGCAGATGGAAGCCATGGGCTTTGAGCTGACGCACGTCTACGGCTTGACCGAGGTGTACGGCCCTGCAGCCGTCTGCGCCGAGCAGGACGAATGGCGTACGCTGCCCGAGCACGACCGGGCGACGATGAAGGCGCGCCAGGGCGTGCGGTACCACCTGCAATCGCAAGTGGCGGTGCTCAACCCCGAGACCATGCAGCCTGTGCCGGCCGATGGCGAGACCATTGGCGAAATCATGTTCCGCGGCAACATCTGCATGAAGGGCTATCTCAAGAACGAGAAGGCCACGCGCGAGGCCTTTGCCGGCGGCTGGTTCCACACCGGCGACCTGGGCGTCTGCATGCCCGACGGCTACATCAAGATCAAGGACCGCAGCAAGGACATCATCATCTCGGGCGGCGAGAACATCTCAAGCGTGGAAGTGGAGGACGCGCTGTATCGGCACCCGGCCGTGCTGGCTGCCGCCGTGGTTGCCCAGCCGGATGCCAAGTGGGGCGAAACGCCCTGCGCCTTCGTTGAACTCAAGGACGGCGCCACCGCCACCGCAGAAGACCTGATCGCACATTGCAAGACGTTGCTGGCCGGCTTCAAGGTGCCCAAGGCAGTGTTCTTCGGGCCGCTGCCCAAGACGTCGACGGGCAAGATCCAGAAATACGAGCTGCGCCGCAAGGTGAAGTCGACTTCGGCGATTGATGTGTGA
- a CDS encoding lactonase family protein yields MAELLIAKAQGSSAHTQPTPAPIPPDAPRHARGMHGAALVMAAALSLGLTACGGGDDAGTTTPPTNNNTPAPTPSPAPTPAPKPTPSPSPAPTPTPAPTPAPAPAPATYSVGGTVSGLTSGKSVTLLDNGGDAVVVNANGSFNFPTKLAQGKPYAATVGTRPVGETCTVTNGSGTVGTSNVTTIAVACTPKPLFGYAVNSNDGTISAFTLNATTGLPTAIGTAVTVGAGPLSLTIDPAGKFVYVANANANTITTLSINADTGLLTVVGSATPTGVQPYSIARTPNGKFAYTANYGDNTLSAFSVNAGTGALTALAPITAGANPYTVAINSAGTFAYVVNANSGATPGTAMAFAVNNTTGALTQVGTTVNTGNTPQFIAVNSAGTYAYVTNAADNTISVYSISNTGALTASGTPVAAGTNPYYIAIAPSGGFMYVTNVLANTVSVFSINPSNGALTAVATTPTGNAPVTVLVNPAGTFAYVVSAVDNSVSAYSIDSTTGKLTAVASGSAATGNIPRGMAIVAVP; encoded by the coding sequence ATGGCCGAGCTTTTAATCGCCAAAGCGCAAGGCAGCAGCGCGCACACACAACCCACACCGGCACCGATTCCGCCCGACGCCCCGCGGCACGCACGCGGCATGCACGGCGCCGCGCTGGTGATGGCCGCCGCGCTGTCGCTGGGGCTGACTGCCTGCGGTGGCGGCGACGATGCCGGCACCACCACCCCGCCGACGAACAACAACACGCCAGCCCCCACCCCGTCACCCGCGCCCACACCGGCGCCCAAACCGACGCCATCGCCATCACCTGCGCCCACACCAACGCCGGCGCCCACACCTGCGCCCGCGCCTGCGCCGGCGACCTATTCCGTGGGCGGCACCGTCAGCGGGCTGACCAGCGGCAAGTCCGTCACGCTGCTGGACAACGGCGGCGATGCGGTTGTCGTCAACGCCAACGGCAGCTTCAACTTCCCCACCAAGCTCGCGCAGGGCAAACCCTATGCAGCGACGGTCGGCACACGTCCGGTGGGAGAGACCTGCACCGTCACCAACGGCAGCGGCACCGTGGGCACCAGCAACGTGACCACCATTGCGGTGGCCTGCACGCCCAAGCCCCTGTTCGGCTATGCGGTCAACTCCAATGACGGCACCATCTCCGCCTTCACACTGAATGCGACCACCGGGCTGCCCACGGCCATTGGTACAGCAGTCACGGTGGGCGCGGGCCCGCTGTCGCTGACCATCGACCCTGCGGGCAAGTTCGTCTACGTGGCCAACGCCAACGCGAACACCATCACCACGCTGTCCATCAATGCCGATACCGGCCTGCTGACGGTCGTGGGATCAGCCACCCCAACGGGTGTACAGCCGTACAGCATTGCGCGCACGCCCAACGGCAAGTTTGCGTACACGGCCAACTATGGAGACAACACGCTGTCGGCGTTCTCCGTCAACGCGGGCACCGGTGCACTGACCGCGCTCGCGCCCATCACCGCGGGGGCGAACCCGTACACGGTCGCCATCAACAGCGCAGGCACCTTCGCCTACGTGGTCAACGCCAACAGCGGCGCCACCCCGGGCACGGCCATGGCGTTTGCCGTCAACAACACAACGGGCGCACTCACGCAGGTGGGCACCACGGTCAACACGGGCAACACGCCGCAGTTCATCGCGGTCAACTCGGCGGGCACCTACGCCTATGTGACCAACGCCGCAGACAACACCATCAGCGTCTACAGCATCAGCAACACCGGGGCGCTCACCGCATCGGGCACACCGGTGGCGGCAGGCACCAACCCGTACTACATCGCCATCGCACCGTCGGGCGGCTTCATGTACGTGACCAACGTGCTGGCCAACACGGTCAGCGTCTTCAGCATCAACCCGTCCAACGGCGCCCTGACAGCGGTCGCCACCACACCCACCGGCAACGCGCCCGTGACCGTGCTCGTCAACCCCGCCGGCACCTTCGCCTATGTGGTCAGCGCCGTGGACAACAGCGTCAGCGCATACAGCATCGACAGCACCACCGGCAAGCTGACCGCCGTGGCAAGCGGGTCAGCCGCCACCGGCAACATCCCGCGCGGGATGGCGATTGTGGCGGTGCCGTGA
- a CDS encoding GNAT family N-acetyltransferase, with protein MSNANPNSNNTVLIRQLSSADANDVADYRAIRLAALKDSPDAFGSTYEAEAGLSTEAFAERLATTIVLGAYAGTGSDVRIVGMIGFKQQTIAKLAHKGFLWGFYVAPAARGRGVGVALVDRIVAAATGLVQQLTLSVVRGNDAALALYERCGFETYGVEPRALKSTTGYADEVLMVRFLHG; from the coding sequence ATGTCCAACGCCAACCCAAATTCGAACAACACAGTCTTGATCCGTCAGTTGTCTTCTGCCGATGCAAACGATGTGGCTGACTACCGCGCCATTCGTCTTGCTGCGCTCAAGGATTCGCCCGACGCATTCGGATCAACCTATGAGGCCGAAGCCGGGCTCTCTACGGAAGCGTTTGCCGAACGCTTGGCGACCACCATCGTGCTGGGCGCCTATGCCGGAACGGGCAGCGACGTGCGCATCGTCGGCATGATCGGCTTCAAGCAGCAAACGATAGCGAAGCTCGCGCACAAGGGTTTTCTGTGGGGCTTTTACGTGGCGCCGGCCGCGCGCGGGCGCGGCGTGGGTGTGGCGCTGGTGGATCGCATCGTGGCGGCGGCAACGGGCCTGGTGCAGCAGCTCACCTTGTCGGTGGTACGCGGCAACGATGCAGCGCTGGCGCTGTACGAGCGTTGCGGGTTTGAGACCTACGGCGTGGAGCCCCGCGCGCTCAAATCGACCACGGGCTATGCAGACGAAGTGCTGATGGTGCGCTTCCTGCACGGCTGA
- a CDS encoding carboxymuconolactone decarboxylase family protein codes for MSQAPRIAYFQLAPKAFNNLLNLSNGLRRDLLGARLVDLVLLRVSQINGCAFCIDMHWSDLMKMGEDPRHLNAVAGWREAPFFTERERAALRWAELVTNTPHSDASDEEFARLRTHFSDEEIAELSFVIVTINSWNLLNVSLRNPVPLNAPYAAAA; via the coding sequence ATGTCGCAAGCCCCCCGCATTGCCTACTTCCAACTCGCACCGAAGGCGTTCAACAACCTGCTGAACCTGTCCAACGGCCTGCGCCGCGACTTGCTGGGCGCAAGGCTGGTCGACCTCGTACTGCTGCGTGTGTCGCAAATCAACGGGTGCGCCTTCTGCATCGACATGCACTGGAGCGACCTGATGAAGATGGGCGAAGACCCGCGCCACCTGAACGCCGTGGCCGGCTGGCGCGAAGCGCCGTTCTTTACCGAGCGCGAGCGCGCTGCCCTGCGCTGGGCCGAGCTGGTCACCAACACGCCGCACAGCGATGCCAGCGACGAAGAATTCGCCCGCCTGCGCACGCACTTCAGCGATGAAGAGATCGCCGAACTGAGCTTTGTGATCGTCACCATCAACAGCTGGAACCTGCTGAACGTGAGCCTGCGCAACCCGGTGCCGCTGAACGCGCCGTATGCTGCAGCAGCTTGA
- a CDS encoding RNA polymerase sigma-70 factor has protein sequence MTSQPHPDRATRTDREDTAFSAARPRLFAIAYRMLGSRADAEDVLQDAWMRWHQTDQTALQSAEAWLVTVVTRLSIDRLRAAKTEREAYVGWWLPEPLVEPESHAHTPETAVELAGDVSMALLWVLERLSPEERAAFLMRQVFDQDYSEIAALLGKTEAACRQMVHRASDRVQQERPRFDVAPDAHRDLLERFAQASRTGQRDAIRALLADDAQLVGDGGGKVPSFTRIIQDAGQITKIYCELVRAMGDVRYVQARVNGEPGLLRYVDGKLESAQSFVIENGQIVAIYVVRNPDKLAHIGIGA, from the coding sequence ATGACGTCACAACCACACCCCGACCGTGCTACCCGCACTGATCGCGAAGACACAGCCTTCAGCGCCGCGCGGCCTCGGCTTTTTGCGATTGCCTACCGCATGCTGGGCAGTCGGGCCGACGCGGAAGACGTTTTGCAGGACGCCTGGATGCGCTGGCACCAAACCGACCAGACCGCGCTGCAATCGGCCGAGGCGTGGCTAGTGACCGTCGTCACGCGCCTGTCGATCGACCGCCTGCGCGCCGCCAAAACCGAGCGCGAAGCCTACGTCGGCTGGTGGCTGCCCGAGCCGCTGGTTGAACCCGAAAGCCACGCCCACACGCCCGAAACCGCCGTGGAACTGGCAGGCGATGTGTCGATGGCCCTGCTGTGGGTGCTCGAGCGCCTGTCGCCCGAAGAGCGCGCGGCGTTTCTGATGCGCCAGGTATTCGATCAGGATTACTCGGAGATCGCCGCCCTGCTGGGCAAGACCGAAGCTGCGTGCCGGCAGATGGTGCACCGCGCATCAGACCGGGTGCAGCAGGAGCGCCCGCGCTTCGATGTCGCGCCCGATGCGCATCGGGATTTGCTCGAGCGCTTTGCGCAAGCCTCACGCACGGGCCAGCGCGATGCCATCCGCGCGCTGCTGGCAGATGACGCGCAACTCGTGGGCGACGGCGGTGGCAAGGTGCCGTCGTTCACGCGCATCATTCAAGACGCCGGTCAGATCACCAAGATCTACTGCGAGCTGGTGCGCGCCATGGGCGACGTCCGCTACGTGCAGGCCCGCGTGAACGGCGAGCCCGGCCTGCTGCGCTACGTGGATGGCAAGCTGGAATCGGCGCAGTCGTTCGTCATCGAGAACGGCCAGATCGTGGCCATCTACGTGGTGCGCAATCCGGACAAGCTGGCTCACATCGGCATCGGCGCATAA